A stretch of the Coleofasciculus sp. FACHB-1120 genome encodes the following:
- a CDS encoding TldD/PmbA family protein: MGFNDLPQETLAEQLLELATRSGAEAAEVYQARSLSRPVFFEANRLKQLESAQSEGTALRLWREGRPGLAVAYGPVEPQALVDRAIALSALNGVETVELTEGRASQYPDLGEFMPVENLILMGKEAIALVRDAYPEVLCTAQWECEAETTRLVNSKGLDCRYTDTTLSCYLAAEWVRGDDFLSVGDGQTQRDSLDTVALANQILQRLAWAKENISPPIGRVPVLFTAKAADMLWGTLSAALNGKRTLEGASPWSDRLGEPVTSKALTITQNPDSGPFSCPFDDEGTTTRNLVFIKDGILQLFYTDRTTGRQLGSGTTGNGFRPGLGSYPTPGLFNLLIHPGTGDLLNLMQQMGDGLVVDQMLGGGSGISGDFSINVDLGYRIKNGQVVGRVKDTMVAGNVYAALKQLVALGGDAEWNGSVYTPSLIVEGLSVNGRMLS, encoded by the coding sequence ATGGGTTTTAACGATTTACCACAAGAGACGCTAGCAGAGCAGCTATTGGAGTTAGCCACTCGTTCTGGAGCTGAAGCCGCGGAGGTTTATCAAGCGCGATCGCTTTCTCGCCCGGTTTTTTTTGAAGCCAACCGGCTCAAACAACTGGAAAGTGCCCAATCAGAAGGGACGGCGTTGCGGCTGTGGCGAGAAGGACGTCCGGGTTTAGCCGTTGCTTATGGCCCTGTGGAACCGCAAGCACTGGTAGATCGAGCGATCGCTTTGTCGGCACTCAACGGTGTGGAAACCGTGGAATTGACTGAGGGGCGGGCATCTCAGTATCCCGATTTGGGCGAGTTTATGCCTGTCGAGAATCTGATATTAATGGGCAAAGAAGCGATCGCGCTCGTCCGAGATGCCTACCCAGAAGTCCTCTGCACCGCTCAATGGGAATGCGAAGCGGAAACAACGCGCCTTGTCAACTCCAAAGGACTAGATTGTCGCTATACCGATACGACCCTCAGCTGTTATCTGGCAGCCGAATGGGTGCGGGGGGATGATTTCTTGAGCGTTGGCGATGGACAAACCCAGCGGGATAGCCTGGATACCGTCGCCTTGGCAAACCAAATTTTGCAGCGGTTAGCTTGGGCGAAAGAAAACATTTCACCCCCCATCGGTCGCGTGCCTGTGCTATTTACCGCCAAAGCAGCGGATATGCTTTGGGGAACTCTCTCAGCCGCACTGAATGGCAAACGAACGCTTGAGGGAGCTTCTCCGTGGAGCGATCGCTTGGGCGAACCCGTGACTTCAAAAGCCCTCACGATTACCCAAAACCCAGATTCCGGGCCGTTTAGCTGTCCTTTTGATGATGAAGGCACGACCACGCGGAATCTGGTATTTATCAAAGACGGCATTTTGCAGCTGTTTTATACCGACCGCACCACTGGACGCCAGCTGGGTAGCGGTACCACCGGCAACGGATTTCGCCCCGGTTTAGGCAGTTACCCGACCCCGGGGCTATTTAATTTGCTGATTCATCCGGGAACCGGGGATCTGCTGAATTTAATGCAGCAGATGGGTGATGGACTGGTGGTAGACCAGATGTTGGGAGGCGGTTCTGGGATTTCTGGCGACTTCTCGATTAACGTTGACCTGGGCTATCGGATCAAGAACGGTCAGGTAGTCGGCAGGGTAAAAGATACGATGGTGGCAGGTAACGTATACGCAGCCCTCAAGCAGCTAGTGGCATTGGGGGGCGACGCCGAGTGGAATGGTTCAGTCTATACGCCGTCTCTGATTGTAGAAGGGCTATCCGTCAACGGCAGAATGCTGAGTTAA